A genomic window from Fibrobacterota bacterium includes:
- a CDS encoding DUF4350 domain-containing protein, translating to MNLSHQRILLILGALAIAGGVAWFFVSHRRQVVLEQQLPKDLISDPWAASRQFLTSMGMESHESIRLDDILDKAQDEDIVILDLNGPSPDKAQLERLRYWVRGGGRLIVETDGPEIFASCILPSWGLGMPDSLRMSGADGCDWSTKQDWKDTRIKSRRTGSEDDSDANEDEDEGEDATDEADVDSATDSKAQSVLSDPDPMPRVAWTTVRLEDMDSTRVRDSLRNTVPTSDTAQYRVDTYADDSLAWSDEPPRHAFRDPGGFVLMGSLKEGTIVVVEDFTPFKYGRLAEWDHASLLWQLVGSSAEGQGLWIARRARLESWLRMLAVRMPLAIFLAAVTLALAMWAAATRFGPVLVAKSEEKTGIIDHAEGAGRWLWQFPGGRAKLLAALQDSARRKQLRTHPELVGADPKTLGKALEADGLGQAAALQDAFDPTTETSPKQFLSVAKTLWSLRRNR from the coding sequence GTGAACCTCTCCCACCAACGAATCCTCTTGATTCTGGGAGCTCTCGCGATCGCGGGCGGTGTGGCTTGGTTCTTCGTGTCCCATCGCCGCCAGGTGGTGCTGGAACAACAGCTGCCCAAGGATCTGATCTCCGACCCCTGGGCCGCCTCCCGGCAATTTCTGACCTCGATGGGGATGGAATCGCACGAGTCCATCCGGCTGGACGACATCCTCGACAAGGCCCAGGACGAAGACATCGTGATCCTGGACCTCAACGGCCCATCCCCCGACAAGGCGCAATTGGAACGCCTGCGCTACTGGGTGCGAGGCGGTGGGCGGCTGATCGTGGAAACCGATGGTCCGGAGATCTTCGCCAGCTGCATCCTGCCCAGCTGGGGCCTGGGCATGCCGGATTCGCTGCGCATGAGTGGCGCCGATGGATGCGACTGGAGCACGAAGCAGGACTGGAAAGACACGCGGATCAAGAGCCGTCGAACGGGATCCGAGGACGACAGCGACGCGAACGAAGACGAAGACGAGGGCGAGGACGCCACAGACGAGGCCGATGTCGACAGTGCGACAGATTCCAAGGCCCAATCGGTTCTTTCCGATCCCGACCCCATGCCTCGTGTGGCTTGGACCACAGTTCGCCTGGAGGACATGGATTCCACGAGGGTCAGGGATTCCTTGCGCAACACGGTCCCCACATCCGATACCGCGCAGTACCGGGTGGACACCTACGCGGACGATTCCCTGGCCTGGTCGGACGAGCCTCCTCGCCACGCCTTCCGGGATCCCGGTGGTTTCGTGCTGATGGGAAGCCTCAAGGAAGGGACCATCGTCGTCGTGGAAGACTTCACGCCCTTCAAGTACGGCCGTCTCGCGGAGTGGGACCATGCGTCCTTGCTCTGGCAATTGGTGGGTTCCTCGGCGGAAGGGCAGGGATTGTGGATCGCCCGACGCGCCAGGCTGGAAAGCTGGTTGCGCATGCTGGCCGTCCGGATGCCGCTGGCCATCTTCCTGGCGGCCGTCACCTTGGCGCTGGCCATGTGGGCAGCCGCTACGCGCTTCGGGCCCGTGCTGGTGGCCAAATCGGAAGAAAAGACGGGCATCATCGACCACGCCGAAGGAGCGGGTCGTTGGCTGTGGCAATTCCCCGGTGGCAGAGCCAAGCTTCTGGCCGCGTTGCAGGACTCGGCGCGGCGCAAGCAGTTGCGCACGCACCCCGAGCTGGTCGGGGCGGATCCCAAGACCTTGGGCAAGGCACTGGAAGCAGACGGCCTCGGACAAGCGGCCGCCCTCCAGGACGCCTTCGATCCCACCACGGAAACGTCTCCGAAACAATTTTTGTCTGTCGCCAAAACGCTCTGGTCCCTGCGGAGGAACCGATGA
- a CDS encoding MoxR family ATPase: MTESIQPMPLETATALREEIGKAVVGQAEVVDHVLASLLAGGHVLLEGVPGLGKTLLVRALAKAFGGEFSRIQFTPDLMPADVSGHAIFDPRTQSFSTRKGPVFANLILADEINRAPAKTQSALLEAMQERQATIEGVSHPLPKPFMVLATQNPVEQEGTYPLPEAQLDRFLAKIEIDYPAAEEEVELVRLVTENRVGDILDVDQVRTVLSPEGLVALQEMVSRIRVEPQLADYAVRLVRATRGWPGIAMGAGPRGGIALVRFSRALAALDGRDFTTPDDVRRSVLPVLRHRVATSPESDLDGLSADRLLAGLVDQTPAPRK; this comes from the coding sequence ATGACCGAATCCATCCAACCCATGCCCCTCGAAACCGCCACCGCCCTGCGCGAGGAGATCGGCAAAGCCGTCGTGGGCCAGGCCGAGGTGGTGGACCATGTCCTGGCAAGCCTCCTGGCGGGAGGCCACGTGTTGCTGGAAGGTGTTCCCGGATTGGGCAAAACCCTTCTGGTGCGCGCCTTGGCGAAAGCCTTCGGAGGGGAATTCTCCCGTATCCAGTTCACCCCGGATCTGATGCCGGCCGACGTATCCGGACACGCCATCTTCGATCCGCGCACCCAGTCGTTTTCCACGCGCAAGGGCCCCGTGTTCGCCAACCTGATCTTAGCGGATGAAATCAACCGCGCTCCGGCCAAAACACAGTCCGCGTTGTTGGAAGCCATGCAGGAGAGGCAGGCCACCATCGAGGGCGTCTCGCACCCGTTGCCCAAGCCCTTCATGGTCCTGGCCACCCAAAACCCCGTGGAACAGGAAGGCACCTACCCGCTCCCCGAAGCCCAACTGGACCGGTTTCTGGCCAAGATCGAAATCGATTACCCGGCCGCCGAAGAGGAAGTGGAGCTGGTTCGGCTGGTGACCGAAAACCGGGTGGGTGACATCCTGGATGTGGATCAGGTGCGGACGGTGCTGAGTCCGGAGGGATTGGTCGCCTTGCAGGAGATGGTCTCGCGGATCCGCGTGGAACCCCAGCTGGCCGATTACGCGGTGCGGTTGGTCCGCGCCACCCGCGGATGGCCTGGAATCGCCATGGGAGCCGGGCCTCGTGGCGGCATCGCCTTGGTGAGGTTTTCCCGCGCCCTGGCCGCGCTCGACGGCCGCGACTTCACCACCCCCGACGACGTGCGCCGCTCGGTGCTTCCCGTGCTGCGCCACCGCGTGGCGACCTCGCCGGAATCCGACCTCGACGGACTGTCCGCCGACCGCCTCCTGGCCGGACTTGTCGACCAGACGCCGGCTCCGCGGAAATGA
- a CDS encoding DUF58 domain-containing protein has product MIPSSRLLIALAGWVILGGALEWTRFYAEPWRWASLAMVLWVLQDFLRAHRTPHLEVHRVHGSGWIQGRESEVVVTLTHTQGRSVHVEVFDHHPPQWQMRGHPAKGRLKEGQDLSCPETLRPPARGDHVFAGVEVLVDSPSRLWRRRLMLGKPETVRVFPELALLRGSSLPDASSRLQRSGVHRKRRRGEGTEFHQLREYRQGDPLRGIDWKASARQGRPISREYQEERDQQVIILLDAGRRMVRRDGDKSHFDHCLEAAMRLAWTAIREGDAVGLLCFSDRVRRYIPPTKGRAGLDRLLEGTYDLQPDSSPPDFLAATEELRSRVRRRALVVLLTLLEEEDSSTLHAALSLVRTRHLMLCASLRETALDQALDAEPKDFPTARTQASLLHLLDERKEAIRRLGLPSRLLLEASPSTLHAELVARYLSIKGSGRL; this is encoded by the coding sequence ATGATCCCTTCGTCGCGCCTCCTGATCGCTCTCGCCGGATGGGTCATCCTGGGCGGTGCGCTGGAGTGGACCCGGTTCTACGCCGAACCATGGCGCTGGGCGAGCCTCGCCATGGTGCTTTGGGTCCTGCAGGACTTCCTGCGCGCGCACCGCACGCCCCATCTGGAAGTGCATCGCGTCCACGGATCGGGGTGGATCCAAGGAAGGGAATCGGAAGTGGTCGTGACACTGACGCACACCCAGGGACGGAGCGTCCATGTGGAGGTGTTCGACCATCATCCACCCCAATGGCAGATGCGCGGACATCCCGCCAAAGGACGGCTCAAGGAAGGACAGGATTTGTCTTGCCCGGAAACCCTGCGACCACCCGCGCGGGGCGACCATGTGTTCGCCGGAGTGGAGGTGCTGGTGGATTCCCCATCGCGTCTGTGGCGACGGCGGTTGATGCTGGGCAAGCCGGAAACCGTGCGCGTGTTCCCGGAGTTGGCGTTGCTGCGCGGCTCGAGCCTGCCCGATGCCAGTTCGCGATTGCAAAGATCAGGGGTCCATCGCAAGCGCCGTCGCGGCGAAGGCACGGAGTTCCATCAGCTCCGGGAGTACCGCCAGGGCGATCCGCTGCGCGGGATCGACTGGAAGGCTTCGGCACGACAAGGGCGGCCCATCTCGCGTGAATACCAGGAAGAGCGCGACCAGCAGGTGATCATCCTGCTGGATGCCGGAAGACGCATGGTGCGTCGCGACGGCGACAAGTCGCATTTCGATCACTGCCTGGAAGCGGCGATGCGTCTGGCCTGGACGGCCATCCGCGAGGGTGACGCGGTGGGTCTTCTGTGCTTTTCCGATCGGGTGCGCCGCTACATCCCTCCCACCAAGGGGCGGGCCGGGCTGGATCGCCTGCTGGAGGGCACGTACGATCTGCAGCCGGATTCCTCACCGCCGGATTTCCTCGCGGCCACGGAAGAATTGCGCTCGAGAGTCCGCCGACGCGCCCTGGTGGTGCTTCTGACCTTGTTGGAAGAAGAGGATTCGAGCACCCTCCACGCCGCGCTTTCCTTGGTGCGCACCCGCCACCTCATGCTCTGCGCCTCGCTTCGGGAAACGGCCTTGGACCAGGCTCTGGACGCCGAACCGAAGGATTTCCCCACCGCGCGGACCCAAGCCTCCCTTTTGCACCTGCTGGACGAGCGCAAGGAGGCCATCCGCCGGCTGGGGCTTCCCTCGAGGCTGCTGTTGGAAGCGTCGCCCTCCACCTTGCACGCGGAATTGGTGGCCAGGTACCTCTCGATCAAAGGCTCCGGAAGACTCTAG
- a CDS encoding DUF4914 family protein, with translation MGVINFGENWRSLKLPQDVADLFNRCRGIVVAEKREDLLDWALGREINTTDWSDNNRSDQGTYQVAYEVPGNGRMIEAHVVKAINGISVNYPDQAMRRRDPDAMVIADTDPTDKPTYQARFGKPFDSVRQETIDWLSQRELIVLPFYSGPDELGYGSLLICPRNAGFFAGMLADLQGFIPGHQVPDDFTVKGAIVFVAPPFRHTHFNGKQVVVHNRKPDYQEIFSYNLYPGPSAKKGIYSTLIDKGEKEGWVTNHCSAVQVETPYDNIVTFMHEGASGGGKSEMLEHIHRQPDGRLLLGVHTQTGEKRYLTLPTACKLYPAMDDMGAAHTAYNKGKTRLHVADAEAGWFIRSDMITHYGTDPHLEEMCINSKIPLLYLNHYVAPGGMCLLWEHTEDAPGKRCPNPRVVVPREMMQGIHTGPVEVNVRSFGVRCPPNSKQNPTYGIMGLFHIIPPSLAWLWRLVAPRGHANPSIVDVTGGMGSEGVGSYWPFCTGRRVDQANLLLEQIQNTPDTRNILIPNQHVGSWKIGFMSSWLTREYLARRGGARFRPDQLVPARSPLLGSVPWHMQIEGTMIPRWFLQPETQPEVGEETYDKGAEILLAFFRKELPQFNVAELNPLGKKIIQCCLDNGSHEDYANLMPF, from the coding sequence ATGGGCGTGATCAACTTCGGGGAAAACTGGCGCTCGTTGAAGCTTCCCCAGGACGTAGCGGATCTTTTCAACCGCTGCCGTGGGATCGTCGTCGCCGAAAAGCGCGAAGACCTCCTGGACTGGGCATTGGGTCGGGAAATCAATACAACGGATTGGTCGGACAACAATCGCAGCGACCAAGGCACCTACCAAGTCGCCTACGAGGTTCCTGGTAACGGCCGCATGATCGAAGCCCATGTCGTCAAGGCGATCAACGGCATCTCGGTGAATTACCCCGATCAAGCCATGCGCCGCCGTGACCCGGACGCCATGGTGATCGCCGACACCGACCCCACCGACAAACCCACCTACCAAGCTCGGTTCGGCAAGCCTTTTGATAGCGTGCGCCAGGAGACCATCGACTGGCTGTCCCAGCGCGAATTGATCGTGTTGCCGTTCTACTCCGGACCGGACGAACTTGGCTACGGCTCCTTGCTGATCTGCCCCCGCAATGCAGGCTTCTTCGCCGGCATGCTGGCGGATCTCCAAGGTTTCATCCCCGGCCACCAGGTTCCCGACGACTTCACTGTCAAGGGCGCCATCGTGTTCGTGGCTCCGCCGTTCCGCCACACGCACTTCAACGGTAAGCAAGTGGTTGTTCACAACCGCAAGCCCGACTACCAGGAAATCTTCTCCTACAACCTGTACCCGGGCCCGTCCGCGAAGAAGGGCATCTACTCCACCCTAATCGACAAGGGCGAGAAGGAAGGCTGGGTGACCAACCACTGCTCGGCCGTCCAGGTGGAAACCCCCTACGACAACATCGTGACCTTCATGCACGAAGGCGCGTCGGGCGGCGGCAAGTCGGAAATGCTGGAGCACATCCATCGCCAGCCGGATGGTCGATTGCTCCTCGGTGTGCACACCCAGACTGGCGAAAAGCGCTATCTGACGCTGCCCACCGCTTGCAAACTGTACCCTGCCATGGACGACATGGGTGCCGCACACACGGCCTACAACAAGGGCAAGACCCGTCTGCACGTGGCCGATGCCGAGGCCGGATGGTTCATCCGCTCCGACATGATCACCCACTACGGCACGGATCCCCACCTGGAAGAGATGTGCATCAATTCCAAGATCCCGTTGCTGTACCTGAACCACTATGTGGCTCCAGGCGGCATGTGCTTGTTGTGGGAACACACCGAAGACGCTCCGGGCAAGCGTTGCCCGAACCCTCGCGTGGTCGTTCCCCGCGAGATGATGCAGGGGATCCACACCGGACCGGTGGAAGTCAACGTCCGTTCGTTCGGCGTGCGTTGCCCTCCCAACTCCAAGCAGAACCCCACCTACGGCATCATGGGCTTGTTCCACATCATCCCGCCATCCTTGGCTTGGCTCTGGCGCTTGGTGGCTCCACGCGGTCACGCCAATCCGTCCATCGTGGATGTGACGGGCGGCATGGGCTCGGAAGGCGTCGGGTCCTACTGGCCCTTCTGCACCGGCCGCCGCGTGGATCAAGCCAACCTTCTGTTGGAACAGATCCAAAACACCCCGGACACGCGCAACATCCTGATCCCCAACCAGCACGTGGGTTCTTGGAAGATCGGCTTCATGAGCTCCTGGCTCACTCGTGAGTACCTGGCCCGTCGCGGAGGCGCCCGCTTCCGCCCCGACCAGTTGGTACCTGCGCGTAGCCCGCTCCTGGGTTCCGTGCCCTGGCACATGCAGATCGAAGGCACCATGATCCCGCGTTGGTTCCTGCAGCCGGAAACCCAGCCCGAAGTGGGCGAGGAGACCTACGACAAGGGCGCAGAGATCCTCTTGGCCTTCTTCCGCAAGGAACTGCCGCAGTTCAATGTGGCCGAGCTCAATCCGCTGGGCAAGAAGATCATCCAGTGCTGCTTGGACAACGGATCGCACGAGGATTACGCCAACCTCATGCCGTTCTGA
- a CDS encoding RDD family protein, producing the protein MNSDNPYQFSQAGIDPDLVKDPDELEMADLITRLGAAIVDGLFMGLPAGFLLAVFAFGSGLRGGDGMTTGMLIAGVWVLIAVVIQCAQISAHSASLGKKMLGIKIVRMDGSHISWARWLFLRQGITGLIGQIPIAGTIFTLVDTLMIFGSERRCIHDLIADTRVVKV; encoded by the coding sequence TTGAATTCCGACAATCCCTACCAATTTTCCCAAGCTGGGATCGACCCTGACCTCGTGAAGGATCCTGACGAGCTCGAGATGGCCGACCTGATCACGCGATTGGGAGCCGCCATCGTCGATGGCCTCTTCATGGGCCTGCCGGCAGGATTCCTCCTCGCCGTGTTCGCATTCGGTTCAGGCCTGCGTGGCGGCGATGGAATGACCACCGGGATGCTGATCGCTGGGGTCTGGGTCTTGATCGCGGTGGTGATCCAATGCGCCCAAATCTCCGCGCATTCGGCTAGCCTCGGCAAGAAGATGTTGGGCATCAAAATCGTTCGAATGGATGGCTCCCACATTTCGTGGGCCCGGTGGCTGTTCTTGCGCCAGGGCATCACCGGTCTGATCGGGCAAATCCCCATCGCCGGCACCATTTTCACGCTTGTGGACACGCTGATGATCTTCGGCTCAGAACGCCGGTGCATCCACGATTTGATCGCCGATACCAGAGTGGTCAAGGTTTAA
- a CDS encoding RDD family protein, which translates to MSNNPYQFSSAEIASPDKDSGELEMAERMDRLIANLLDGVLVMVPTALLIGAGVLAILGAQGNFDESASYLIAAILGLVGLALCGALLYYQLNMFAESGQTWGRRKMSIKIVRTDGSRVSVGRLIVYRNLVIQAISMIPFVGGIVPMVDILMIFRDNRLCLHDQIADTKVVKA; encoded by the coding sequence ATGTCTAACAACCCCTATCAATTTTCCAGCGCCGAAATCGCATCTCCGGACAAGGATTCGGGGGAGTTGGAAATGGCCGAGCGCATGGACCGATTGATCGCGAACCTCCTGGACGGGGTTCTGGTCATGGTTCCCACCGCACTCTTGATCGGGGCCGGCGTGCTGGCGATCCTGGGAGCCCAGGGGAACTTCGATGAATCCGCGAGCTATCTGATCGCCGCAATTCTTGGCTTGGTCGGGTTGGCACTCTGCGGCGCGCTGCTCTACTACCAGCTCAACATGTTCGCCGAATCCGGCCAGACCTGGGGCCGTCGCAAGATGTCCATCAAGATCGTCCGCACCGATGGCTCCAGGGTTTCCGTCGGAAGGCTCATCGTCTACCGGAATTTGGTGATCCAGGCGATCAGCATGATCCCCTTTGTCGGCGGAATCGTTCCCATGGTGGATATCCTGATGATCTTCCGCGACAACCGCCTGTGCCTGCACGACCAGATCGCCGACACCAAGGTGGTCAAGGCCTGA
- a CDS encoding proline--tRNA ligase, translated as MQLVSKLFGRTLREAPNDAEMDCHIWLSRGGLIRRLASGLYAVQPLGQRAIRKIEALIRQEMEAIDGQEMSLPLVQPSELWEKSGRYQLIGSELVRFKDRSQHPMVLAMTHEEAVTQVASEELSSHRQLPFMLWQFQLKFRDEPRARGGLIRVREFTMKDAYSFHKDQDCLDEYYQRAYDAYVRIFRRCGIEPVIVQSDTGIMGGKVAHEFMLQSPMGEDNLILCPETGYSANAEIAVFAREGIPGEALPTESVPTPGKSSIEDVTKLLGIEAKNTLKMVMYGAEIGPKPEFVAVAIRGDLDVSETKVKNALKARVLFAATDDMIREAGLVPGYASPVGMKSGILMVDLSVPVSANLVAGGNEAGMHVRNVNFGRDFTCTGRFAEPVDVAQAAEGLLEIDGTHRLKAVRGIEIGNIFKLGTKFSEALGCTFQADDKSIKPAVMGCYGIGVGRLLASVVENSHDRDGIIWPKAVAPFQVHIVALGREPEILDDCIALAKELESAGFDCLLDDRDERPGVKFKDSDLWGIPVRLALGGKSREQGAFEWKLRSGGTMELVPKGEILGRLKAFYQD; from the coding sequence ATGCAGCTTGTTTCCAAACTCTTCGGTCGCACCCTCCGTGAAGCCCCCAACGATGCCGAGATGGATTGCCACATCTGGCTTTCCCGCGGCGGGCTCATCCGTCGCTTGGCATCCGGCCTCTACGCCGTGCAGCCCCTGGGCCAGCGCGCCATCCGCAAGATCGAGGCGCTCATCCGCCAGGAGATGGAAGCGATCGATGGACAGGAAATGTCCCTCCCGTTGGTGCAACCCTCTGAGCTTTGGGAGAAATCCGGTCGCTACCAGCTGATCGGATCCGAGCTTGTGCGGTTCAAGGACCGCTCGCAGCACCCGATGGTGCTGGCCATGACCCACGAAGAAGCCGTGACGCAAGTGGCTTCGGAGGAACTGTCCAGCCATCGCCAGCTGCCGTTCATGCTCTGGCAGTTCCAGCTCAAGTTCCGCGACGAGCCACGTGCCCGCGGTGGTTTGATCCGCGTGCGCGAGTTCACCATGAAGGACGCGTACTCCTTCCACAAGGACCAGGACTGCCTGGACGAGTACTATCAGCGCGCCTACGACGCCTACGTGCGCATCTTCCGCCGCTGCGGCATCGAGCCGGTGATCGTGCAATCCGACACCGGCATCATGGGCGGAAAGGTGGCCCACGAATTCATGTTGCAAAGCCCCATGGGCGAAGACAATCTGATCCTCTGCCCTGAAACAGGGTACAGCGCAAACGCCGAGATCGCCGTGTTCGCCCGCGAGGGAATCCCCGGCGAGGCCCTGCCCACGGAATCGGTCCCGACTCCAGGCAAATCGTCCATCGAGGACGTGACCAAGCTACTGGGGATCGAGGCCAAGAACACGCTCAAGATGGTGATGTACGGTGCGGAGATCGGACCGAAGCCGGAATTTGTCGCCGTGGCCATCCGCGGCGACCTGGACGTCTCCGAAACGAAGGTCAAGAACGCCCTCAAGGCCCGCGTGCTGTTCGCGGCCACCGACGACATGATCCGCGAGGCGGGACTGGTGCCCGGCTACGCTTCTCCGGTGGGCATGAAATCGGGCATTTTGATGGTGGACCTTTCCGTGCCGGTCAGCGCCAACCTCGTGGCAGGTGGCAACGAGGCGGGCATGCACGTGCGCAACGTCAATTTCGGGCGCGACTTCACCTGCACCGGACGCTTCGCCGAGCCCGTGGACGTGGCCCAGGCAGCGGAAGGCCTGCTGGAAATCGACGGCACCCACCGCCTCAAGGCCGTGCGCGGTATCGAAATCGGAAACATCTTCAAGCTGGGCACCAAGTTCAGCGAAGCCCTTGGTTGCACCTTCCAAGCCGACGACAAGTCGATCAAACCCGCCGTCATGGGCTGCTACGGCATCGGCGTGGGGCGTTTGCTCGCAAGCGTGGTGGAAAATTCCCACGACAGGGACGGCATCATCTGGCCCAAGGCCGTGGCACCGTTCCAGGTCCACATCGTGGCGCTGGGTCGTGAACCGGAAATCCTGGACGATTGCATCGCCCTGGCCAAGGAGCTGGAATCGGCCGGATTCGATTGCCTGCTGGACGACCGCGACGAACGTCCAGGCGTGAAGTTCAAGGATTCCGACCTCTGGGGCATCCCTGTGCGTCTGGCGCTGGGCGGCAAGTCCCGCGAACAAGGCGCGTTCGAGTGGAAGCTGCGTTCGGGCGGAACGATGGAACTTGTCCCGAAAGGCGAGATCCTGGGCCGCCTGAAAGCGTTCTACCAGGACTGA
- a CDS encoding TlpA family protein disulfide reductase, giving the protein MRWKLFILLALLSFTGCGNGSSAETSPWIGKPLPDFSYPSINGADSIRSSDLRRKVSLVSFWATWCPSCIQEVPLLKGVQKKFAPKGLNLIALSVDQQPELVAPLARKLGMDYRVGTGAQDLHMKLGLQYIPHTFLLDTAGIVRASYPGGVDREALDRAIEQMGLR; this is encoded by the coding sequence ATGCGTTGGAAGCTCTTCATCCTCTTGGCCCTCCTCTCCTTCACAGGCTGCGGCAACGGCTCTTCGGCCGAAACCTCTCCGTGGATCGGAAAACCTCTACCGGATTTTTCCTACCCGTCCATCAACGGAGCCGACTCCATCCGTTCCAGCGATTTGCGACGAAAGGTTTCCCTGGTGAGCTTTTGGGCCACCTGGTGCCCATCGTGCATCCAGGAAGTGCCCCTCCTGAAGGGCGTCCAGAAAAAGTTCGCGCCCAAAGGGCTGAACCTGATCGCGCTGTCGGTGGATCAGCAACCCGAACTCGTCGCCCCGCTCGCCCGGAAGTTGGGAATGGACTACAGGGTGGGCACAGGCGCACAAGACCTCCACATGAAACTGGGACTCCAATACATTCCGCATACGTTCTTGCTGGACACGGCGGGAATCGTGCGCGCCTCGTATCCCGGAGGTGTCGATCGGGAAGCGCTGGATCGCGCGATCGAGCAAATGGGCCTCAGGTAG
- the ychF gene encoding redox-regulated ATPase YchF, with amino-acid sequence MGIQCGIVGLPNVGKSTIFNAITNAGAQAANYPFCTVDPNVGTVTVPDPRIDRLSEVVKPRNIVRAVMQFVDIAGLVRGASKGEGLGNQFLSHIREVDAVMHVVRCFEDSDVTHVEGSVDPIRDIGIIDTELALKDMDSVEKRLAKDERAAKSQDKKAKAAVEVWQKLLVALNEGKAARTVELSDDEAAIARELQLLTSKPILYCCNVLESEIHTGNQHVETVRAHAASEGASIVMISGKIEAELSQLEPEEKSVFLEELGLKESGLDTVIRAAYALLGLQTYFTAGIQEVRAWTFRKGWKGPACAGVIHSDFERGFIRAETIGWKDFETYGSQGACKEKGLMRSEGKEYVVADGDILNFLFNV; translated from the coding sequence ATGGGCATTCAATGCGGAATCGTCGGACTTCCCAACGTGGGCAAGTCCACCATCTTCAACGCCATCACCAACGCGGGTGCACAGGCGGCCAATTATCCGTTCTGCACGGTGGACCCCAACGTGGGCACCGTGACGGTGCCGGATCCTCGCATCGACCGCCTCTCGGAAGTGGTCAAGCCCCGCAACATCGTGCGGGCCGTGATGCAGTTCGTGGACATCGCCGGCCTGGTGCGCGGCGCGTCCAAGGGCGAAGGCCTGGGCAACCAATTCTTGTCCCACATCCGCGAGGTGGACGCGGTCATGCACGTGGTCCGCTGCTTCGAAGACAGCGACGTGACGCACGTGGAAGGCTCCGTGGATCCGATCCGCGACATCGGGATCATCGACACGGAACTGGCTCTCAAGGACATGGACTCGGTGGAAAAGCGCCTGGCCAAGGACGAGCGCGCCGCCAAGAGCCAGGACAAGAAGGCCAAGGCCGCGGTGGAAGTCTGGCAGAAGCTGCTGGTGGCCCTCAACGAAGGCAAGGCCGCCCGCACGGTGGAGCTTTCCGACGATGAAGCCGCCATCGCCCGCGAACTGCAGCTTCTGACGTCCAAGCCCATCCTGTACTGCTGCAACGTGCTGGAAAGCGAGATCCACACGGGCAACCAGCATGTGGAGACCGTTCGCGCCCATGCCGCCTCGGAAGGCGCCAGCATCGTGATGATCTCCGGCAAGATCGAAGCCGAACTCAGCCAATTGGAGCCGGAAGAAAAATCCGTGTTCCTGGAAGAACTGGGGCTGAAGGAATCCGGGTTGGACACGGTGATCCGCGCCGCCTACGCGCTGTTGGGCCTGCAGACCTACTTCACGGCAGGCATCCAGGAAGTGCGTGCGTGGACCTTCCGCAAGGGCTGGAAGGGACCGGCTTGCGCAGGGGTGATCCACTCCGACTTCGAGCGCGGATTCATCCGGGCCGAGACCATCGGCTGGAAGGATTTCGAGACCTACGGAAGCCAGGGAGCCTGCAAGGAAAAAGGCCTGATGCGCTCGGAAGGCAAGGAATACGTGGTGGCGGACGGCGATATCCTGAACTTCCTGTTCAACGTCTAG